The following is a genomic window from uncultured Fibrobacter sp..
TCTAGACTTGTCGACAGGCAAACGCTTCCCGGCAAGGTTTGCTTACGATATCGATATTCGCAGTGGTTTCTTTGGCAGCGTGAAATATGTGTGGGAAGTGAACCGGATGCAGTTCCTGTTGCATCTCGCTTTTGTGTACAGGGCTTGCGGCGACCTGAAATGGCTCGTGTTGTTCTGCCATTATATCGCCACCTGGAGGGAAGATAACCCCTACATGGAAGGCGTGAATTGGTACAGCAATGTCGAAGTGAACTTGCGACTGATATGCTGGTATTTCTGTTGGCAGATACTGAATGTGGACGACTTGCGGAAGCACAATAGTGCCATAGACGAGTTTATCGGGGATGCGTGGATGCAGATGATCTGCGAACATGCAGAATACTCGTACGTACATCCGTCTCTCCATTTTTCGGCGAACAACCATAGGGTTGCAGAACTTGTCGGGCTGTTTGTGGCTGCTGCGGGCTGGAAGATTCCACACAAAAAATCGCGGCTCGCTTACGCGAAGAAGGGGCTGGAAAAAGAAATCCTCTTGCAGAACACTCCAGAGGGCGTGAACCGCGAAGAAGCTGCGGAATACATCCAGTATGTCAATGAACTCTTCTTGGTTGCGGCCATTGTGGGCAAGCGTGCCGATAGCGAATTTTCCAAGGCTTACGACGAACGCCTGCATGCCATGGCGAACTACATGAACGCATTTGTCGATAGCCACTACAACTATCCTATGTACGGTGACGGTGACGACCGGTATGTGTTGCGGCCAGATGCGGGCGGGCATTTCAATAATTTCAAGTCGCTGCTTGTTTCTTTTGCCACCTATTTTGGCGATGCCTCGTTTAAGCGCGAAGGCCTTGTCTGGGACGAGAAAAACAGTATCCTTTTCGGGGAAGAGGGCAAGAAAAAATTTGAGTCGCTTCCCTGCACGCCGCTCCAAGACGGAAACAGGTTCTTTGCGCAAAGCGGCCACTTCGTATTTAGGAAGTTGGAGCAGGATCACGAAACCTATATGCATTTTGATGCTGCTCCGCTTGGCTACTTGAGCATTGCGGCGCATGGGCATGCCGATGCGTTGTCGTTTATCTTGCATGTAGACGGGCACCCTGTCATTGTGGATCCGGGAACGTACTCCTGCTAT
Proteins encoded in this region:
- a CDS encoding alginate lyase family protein, which codes for MQIFSAGDYLYRIRRFVRSHLFDRLAQDDYEVALPIPDCSIIDTEDAHLYYPIFKSEIDINKEIDWHLDLSTGKRFPARFAYDIDIRSGFFGSVKYVWEVNRMQFLLHLAFVYRACGDLKWLVLFCHYIATWREDNPYMEGVNWYSNVEVNLRLICWYFCWQILNVDDLRKHNSAIDEFIGDAWMQMICEHAEYSYVHPSLHFSANNHRVAELVGLFVAAAGWKIPHKKSRLAYAKKGLEKEILLQNTPEGVNREEAAEYIQYVNELFLVAAIVGKRADSEFSKAYDERLHAMANYMNAFVDSHYNYPMYGDGDDRYVLRPDAGGHFNNFKSLLVSFATYFGDASFKREGLVWDEKNSILFGEEGKKKFESLPCTPLQDGNRFFAQSGHFVFRKLEQDHETYMHFDAAPLGYLSIAAHGHADALSFILHVDGHPVIVDPGTYSCYMDKNLRDYFVSTLAHNTICVNGKNQAEQIGRTMWQNHYKVNVISCDETAGEVTASHDGYAPEGVIHTRQVRYDRESDEFTITDSLLCAKNAVLEIPFHLHPDASVELRGSTAEISVPGCRRVVLELDSKLSYSVRDDGWYSEHFDDKVPTKFLYAKIECSGNTDFVTKVKII